The sequence TTGAGGTCCTCAATGCCAGCTTCGGCCGCGCTCCATTTCACGATCTGGCTGCGCGCGGCGCGCATGGCGTCCTCGAGCGAGCCTCTGCGGATTTCGTTGGTGCCTTCCAGCATTGTGATGAGGCAAGGCAGCCTGCTTTTCAGCATCTGCGTACCGCCTTCCGAACGGCGCTTGACGGTGATCTCGCGAGCATCGACATCGATAGAGTCGATCTTCGCCACATAGGTGAACTGCAGGAGGCCGAGGCGCTTGGCGATGCCGGGCCCGACCTGGGCGGTATCGCCGTCAATCGTCTGCTTGCCGGCGAAGACGATGTCCGGCGCGCCGAAGGTCTCGCCAATTCTCACGATTGCCCGAGAAAGCGCGAAGGAGGTCGCCAGCGTGTCGGAGCCGGCAAAACAGCGGTCGGTCAAGAGTACCGCGCGGTCGGCGCCATAGGTGAGCGCCTTGCGCAGCGCATCTTCTGCCATCGGCGGACCCATCGTAAGCACGGTGACCTCGCCGCCATGGGCGTCGCGCAATCTCAGTGCCTCTTCGAGGGCGAACAGGTCGTAAGGGTTGATGATGGTCGGCACGCCCTGGCGCATGATCGTGTTCGTCACCGGGTGGACACGTATCTGCGCGGAGTCCGGCACCTGCTTGATACAGATTACAATGTGCATTGCGTCCTTCTCGGCTCCAATCCGCAAGCGGCCCTGGCGTTCATCTCCTTCGCAGCATCATTCGTGCCAACCGCTTTGCGTTGCTCTGTTTCCTTTTGACATGGGGTTGTTTTCTTCCGAACGGTACCGTCGTGATGACCGAGTTTGTCGGCTTTTCGACATTGTCGCGTCGCACTCGTGTCGCGTTCATTCTGTCCCGAACCGCCTCAGGATCGACTCGAACGGGACAAAGGTGTGGTCCCGAGTGGCCGGTTTGTCGGGATCGTGCTCTTTGAGCACCTTGAAGACCCGGTGGGTGAGTGGCGAGGATGTCGCGAAATCCTCATAGGCGCGTTCCAACGTCGCACGCGCCCGCGCGGCGATCACCCCGTCGGGAAGACCGGCGAAATCCTCTTCAGCGAGATATTGGCCCATGCGCTTCAGGATATGCAGCCGTGAGACATTGAGCACCCTCGGATCATAAGAGATGCCAAGGACTGCGAAGAACTCCTCCGCAGCCGACAGGCTCTTCAGCCGGGCGAGGATGTCGGTGACATCGATGGCGCGGCTTTCAGCGAAACAACTGCGCATTGCATTCTCCTGGGCCGGAAACGGTTGTCGGGTTTGCCTTGTCGCCCAGGCCTGGAGTTGATTGAAGTTCTCTCGCCTGGCTGGCAGATGGGGAAAGCTCACGCAGCTTCTTCACGATCCCGGGCATGACCTCGAGCACCCGGTCGACGTCCTCCTCGCCGTTGTTGCGCGAAAAGGAGAAACGGATTGCACCGTGTGCCGCGTTATTGGGGATATTCATCGCCACCAAGACGTGGCTCGGCTCCAGCGAGCCGCAGGCGCAAGCAGAGCCGGAGGAGCAGGCAATGCCCTCGCGATTGAGGAAATGCAGTATGCCCTCACCTTCGATATCTCCAAAGGCGATGTTTGCGGTATTCGGCAACCGCTTTAGCAAATCGCCGGCGACGAAGGCGTCTGGGATGCTTTGGAGAAGTTCCTTCTCCAGGCGGTCGCGCAACGCCTTTACCCGTGTGTTCGCGTCGTCCATGAAGTTCAAGGCAAGATCGGCTGCCACGCCGAGGCCGACGATGCCTGGCGTATTCTCCGTGCCGGCGCGGCGGTTGCCCTCCTGGCCTCCCCCCTTGATCAGCGGACAGAAGCGCACGCCGCGCTTTATATAAAGTGCGCCGATCCCTTTCGGTCCGTGTAATTTGTGACCGGAGAGAGACAGCATATCGATTGCCGTCGATTTCAGGTCGATCGCAAGCTTGCCGACCGCTTGCACCGCGTCGGTATGGAAAAGGGCGCCGACTTCTTTGGCCAACTCAGCAAGCTCGACCACCGGGAAGATCGTTCCGGTCTCGTTGTTCGCCGACATGATCGAGACGATCGCCACGCGCGGGGTGAGGGCGGCCTTATAAGTGTCGAGGTCGAGCCGGCCGTGGCGATCCACCGGGATCCTATGCACCTTGATGGCGCGCGTCTTCTCCAGGTGGGCGCAAAGCGTCAGCACGGCCGAATGCTCGACTGCGGAAGTCACGATCTCTGTGCGCTCAGGCATCACCTCGAGCGCTGAAAGGATCGCCGCGTTGTCGCTTTCCGTCCCGCCCGAGGTGAAGGTGATCTCGTCGTCGAACTCCGCGCCGATGAGCGTTTGCACCTGCAGGCGCGTCTTTCTCACCGCCGCCCCGGCGGAAGCGCCAAAATCGTGGCTCGACGAAGGGTTGCCGAATTGGTCGGTAAAAAGCGGCAGCATCGCTTGAACGACTTCAGGATCGACCCGTGTCGTTGCGTTGTTATCCAGATAAACAGGCCTCATTGATGTGATCCTTCTCCTGAGCGCAATCACGCAAAGCGCACTTCCGGTCTGTCATGATGATGGCTAGCCGAAGGAGTTGCCGCGCGCTTCTTGGAGCCGGCGCGGCCGCTCGCCTCGACTTGATGCGCCAGGCTTGCGCCGGCTCGGGAAAACGCCGTCTTTAGGCCAGGGCGTTTCGGTGTGCTGGATCATGGACTGTTTCTCCTTCAGGCCGGGACGCGTTCTCGAACAGCTACGCATGGACCGTGCCAAAGGAGGGGATCATTTCAAAACAACATGATGGCTCCAACACTGCTATGTCGCATGTCCGACATCGGAGGGAATTGTTCAACGCGGAACGCCGTTAAATCGGCGTGAATTCCGCTTCGCGTGAGGAGCAATCCTGTCGGGCCGTTCGCCAAGGATGCCGGCGCGACCGAGGCGTCCTGTCGGGTTTGTCGAGTGCGCGACACGGCACTGTTACGCCCCCGTTGCCCTGCTGAGATCTCGTTTGTCATTGTAGAATATGCAGAAAATTCTTCTGAGCTTCTTTCTGAGCTTTGGCGCGGCTTTTGCGGTTCTCTCCTCGTAGGGCAGCGCGTGCCCGCGGCCGATATTCATCTCGCGGGTGACATCGCGATCGATGGAACGAAGGAAAGAAACCAACATGTCAGGTCCAGATCAGTCACCCGCATTCCGAGCGATGTTTTCGTCCTCACGCAGACCTTCCATTTCGGCTTTCTTGAGACCGAGCGGCCTGCTGCGCTCGTACAAAGCCACGCGGCGTTTTCACATCGATCTGCGCGGCGCCGCCTTTCGCGACGTTTTCGCCTTCACCATGCGCCACTGGAGCAAGCAGCCGGTCCGGCTCGCGATCATTATGATCGCGATGCTTGTCGCCACGCTCCTTGACGTCCTGACTCCGTTTTATTCCGGACGGCTCGTGGACGCGGTCGCCCAGGCAGCGACAGCCGACGCCGTCGTGTGGGATGCGGCACTTGCGGCCTTTTCAATGTTGATTGCGCTCGCACTCGGCGCCGTCGTCCTGCGCAACATCGCCTTCGTTGCCTACAATGACTTCATTCTGAAGATGATGTCGGACATCGCCAGCGACGCGTTCCATCGCGTCCAGCGCTTTTCGACCGATTGGCATGCGAAAACCTTCGCCGGCTCTACGGTGCGCAAGATCACGCGCGGCATGTGGGCGCTCTGCCTCCTCAACGACACGATCCTTTTCGCGTTGTTCCCGTCGCTCATCATGCTCGTCGGGTCGAGCGTTCTGCTCGGCTGGTATTGGCCGATGATGGGGCTGATCATCGCCTGCGGCTCGGTTGGCTATGTGGCGCTGATCATTATCCTGTCGCTCGGCTATGTGGCGCCAGCGGCAAGCCTTGCCAACAACTGGGATACGAGGCTTGGCGGCTCGCTTGCGGACGCGATCAGCTGTAACGCTGTGGTCAAAGGCTTCGGCGCCGAGGCGCGGGAAGATCATCGCCTGGCGAAAGTTATCTCCAAGTGGCGGCACCGCACCCGCCGGACCTGGGTGCGCGGGACGGTCAGTGCTGCATTCCAGGGGATCATGCTTCTTGCGCTGAGAGCGGCTTTGATCGGCTATGCCTTATTTTTGTGGTCGCGCGGCCAGGCTACCCCAGGTGACATCGCCTTGGTGCTCGGGTCTTTCACCGTCCTGTATGGGTACTTGCGTGATGTTTCCATACACGTGCGCAACATCCAGCGCTCTGCAAATGAGATGGAGGAACTGGTCGAAACCTACAGCCAGCCGCCCGACGTGGCCGATGTTCCGGGCGCCAAGCCGATCCGGATCACGAAGGGTCACATCGATTTTGAGAGCGTCCATTTCCACTACGGCAATCATTGGTCGCCCTTCTACAGCGACTTGTCGATTTCGATTGAGGCCGGCGCGCGGGTCGGTCTGGTCGGCCCCTCTGGCTCCGGCAAGACCACCTTCGTCAAGCTCATCCAGCGGCTTTACGACCTGGATGCTGGACGAATCTTGATCGATGGGCAGGACATTTCGCGGGTGACGCAGGGTTCGCTGCGCTCGCAGATCGCGATC comes from Mesorhizobium japonicum MAFF 303099 and encodes:
- a CDS encoding ABC transporter ATP-binding protein produces the protein MFSSSRRPSISAFLRPSGLLRSYKATRRFHIDLRGAAFRDVFAFTMRHWSKQPVRLAIIMIAMLVATLLDVLTPFYSGRLVDAVAQAATADAVVWDAALAAFSMLIALALGAVVLRNIAFVAYNDFILKMMSDIASDAFHRVQRFSTDWHAKTFAGSTVRKITRGMWALCLLNDTILFALFPSLIMLVGSSVLLGWYWPMMGLIIACGSVGYVALIIILSLGYVAPAASLANNWDTRLGGSLADAISCNAVVKGFGAEAREDHRLAKVISKWRHRTRRTWVRGTVSAAFQGIMLLALRAALIGYALFLWSRGQATPGDIALVLGSFTVLYGYLRDVSIHVRNIQRSANEMEELVETYSQPPDVADVPGAKPIRITKGHIDFESVHFHYGNHWSPFYSDLSISIEAGARVGLVGPSGSGKTTFVKLIQRLYDLDAGRILIDGQDISRVTQGSLRSQIAIVQQEPLLFHRSLAENIAYGRPGASRSDIEQAARLASAHDFIARLPNGYGTLVGERGVKLSGGERQRVAIARAFLADAPILILDEATSSLDSESEVLIQKAMERLMVGRTTLVIAHRLSTVRELDRLLVFDRGCITEQGDHAALIRRDGIYRRLFERQALELTKGCDETNVQHG
- the nifW gene encoding nitrogenase stabilizing/protective protein NifW — protein: MRSCFAESRAIDVTDILARLKSLSAAEEFFAVLGISYDPRVLNVSRLHILKRMGQYLAEEDFAGLPDGVIAARARATLERAYEDFATSSPLTHRVFKVLKEHDPDKPATRDHTFVPFESILRRFGTE
- the nifS gene encoding cysteine desulfurase NifS, encoding MRPVYLDNNATTRVDPEVVQAMLPLFTDQFGNPSSSHDFGASAGAAVRKTRLQVQTLIGAEFDDEITFTSGGTESDNAAILSALEVMPERTEIVTSAVEHSAVLTLCAHLEKTRAIKVHRIPVDRHGRLDLDTYKAALTPRVAIVSIMSANNETGTIFPVVELAELAKEVGALFHTDAVQAVGKLAIDLKSTAIDMLSLSGHKLHGPKGIGALYIKRGVRFCPLIKGGGQEGNRRAGTENTPGIVGLGVAADLALNFMDDANTRVKALRDRLEKELLQSIPDAFVAGDLLKRLPNTANIAFGDIEGEGILHFLNREGIACSSGSACACGSLEPSHVLVAMNIPNNAAHGAIRFSFSRNNGEEDVDRVLEVMPGIVKKLRELSPSASQARELQSTPGLGDKANPTTVSGPGECNAQLFR
- a CDS encoding electron transfer flavoprotein subunit beta/FixA family protein, producing the protein MHIVICIKQVPDSAQIRVHPVTNTIMRQGVPTIINPYDLFALEEALRLRDAHGGEVTVLTMGPPMAEDALRKALTYGADRAVLLTDRCFAGSDTLATSFALSRAIVRIGETFGAPDIVFAGKQTIDGDTAQVGPGIAKRLGLLQFTYVAKIDSIDVDAREITVKRRSEGGTQMLKSRLPCLITMLEGTNEIRRGSLEDAMRAARSQIVKWSAAEAGIEDLNKCGLRGSPTVVKRVFAPTTRAEKATQIDMTDKTQHDLADELIASIFTRQPALEHELAFDGGQ